One stretch of Toxoplasma gondii ME49 chromosome XI, whole genome shotgun sequence DNA includes these proteins:
- a CDS encoding hypothetical protein (encoded by transcript TGME49_217030) yields the protein MTSLKSGKFLLKLASHGRETPGAAAFQAVLRSTRVAHELQRLSRTSCFCKASERLFHPQEAAFPYFEGLQKNFASTLVQPTSSGSVHHDSMARDKELPPSPEASNDNNLRSGGIDLSSTQLNEGAPESPFVKKIFRVNRNGSAPRSGAASGECSAHANEKAEGTARHEAHLKQESKTVGPQSKESGGVLKEPEYGFKYEGPEPTAHGDWSHNGRVTDF from the exons ATGACATCGCTGAAAAGCGGAAAGTTTCTTCTGAAACTCGCTTCGCACGGGCGGGAAACCCCCGGTGCAGCAGCTTTCCAAGCAGTCCTGCGATCCACGCGCGTCGCCCACGAGTTGCAGCGTTTATCAAGGACAAGTTGCTTCTGCAAAGCCA GTGAGCGCCTGTTTCACCCACAGGAAGCTGCTTTCCCTTATTTCGAAGGACTACAGAAAAACTTTGCTTCTACCCTGGTTCAACCTACATCGAGTGGCAGCGTCCACCATGACAGTATGGCTAGAGACAAGGAACTCCCGCCATCCCCTGAAGCGTCTAACGATAACAATTTGAGAAGTGGAGGCATCGACCTATCATCTACGCAGCTGAATGAAGGCGCTCCAGAGTCGCCTTTTGTGAAAAAAATTTTCCGCGTTAACCGGAACGGTTCTGCACCAAGGTCAGGTGCGGCGTCGGGTGAGTGTTCTGCACATGCAAATGAAAAGGCTGAAGGCACTGCTCGCCACGAAGCTCATCTCAAGCAAGAGAGCAAAACGGTTGGACCACAATCAAAAGAATCCGGTGGCGTGTTGAAGGAACCCGAGTATGGCTTCAAATACGAAGGCCCCGAACCAACGGCCCATGGTGACTGGTCGCACAACGGAAGGGTCACAGATTTCTAG